From one Butyricimonas faecihominis genomic stretch:
- a CDS encoding fimbrillin family protein, with amino-acid sequence MKYIKITCCVILLYILLIPCGCSETDQVQESDEMLITFDMQHPALARATTSAFEKQDQIGVYMTGHGIPLEVAGNFLNNERLTFDGTKWNPARKLYWDEGSFDVFAYYPYIPSPSGVDDLPFSVALDQSVTSTDSGLDGYEASDFLWATDQNVTASDSPVSLSFKHRMSKMVVRLMKGKDYDGDIPEDAEVYIHNTVPSATIDLSVGIVTRNTHGTAQTIKAKKVNKTQYTAIVVPQRLTNQVPLVEVVMKGVSYMVESKFVFKPGIQHTLSVTISKNPEQVKIEIGGEIEDWED; translated from the coding sequence ATGAAATACATAAAAATAACTTGCTGTGTAATTCTTTTATACATTCTACTGATTCCGTGCGGGTGTAGTGAGACCGACCAAGTGCAAGAATCGGATGAAATGTTGATCACGTTTGATATGCAACATCCGGCGTTGGCGAGGGCAACGACAAGTGCTTTTGAAAAACAGGATCAGATTGGAGTATACATGACCGGACACGGGATTCCTTTAGAGGTTGCCGGAAATTTTCTGAATAATGAACGACTGACCTTTGACGGGACAAAGTGGAATCCCGCTAGAAAGTTATATTGGGATGAGGGTTCTTTTGATGTTTTCGCTTATTACCCGTACATCCCTTCTCCTTCGGGAGTCGACGATCTGCCCTTTTCCGTGGCATTGGACCAGTCGGTTACTTCAACTGATTCCGGCTTGGATGGCTACGAGGCGAGTGATTTTCTTTGGGCCACGGATCAGAACGTCACGGCAAGCGATTCTCCGGTCTCCTTGTCATTCAAGCACCGGATGAGTAAAATGGTTGTGCGTCTGATGAAAGGTAAAGATTATGATGGTGATATTCCGGAAGATGCCGAGGTGTACATCCATAACACGGTACCTTCTGCCACGATCGACTTGAGCGTGGGAATTGTTACCCGAAACACTCACGGAACTGCACAGACGATTAAGGCGAAAAAAGTCAACAAGACACAATATACGGCTATCGTGGTGCCTCAACGATTAACCAATCAAGTTCCTTTGGTTGAAGTGGTGATGAAAGGAGTGTCCTACATGGTGGAAAGCAAGTTTGTCTTTAAACCCGGCATCCAGCATACGTTATCCGTCACGATCTCGAAGAATCCAGAACAGGTGAAAATCGAAATTGGTGGAGAAATCGAGGATTGGGAGGATTAG
- a CDS encoding RNA-binding domain-containing protein: MDSKELQQIVACGETSTVQFKEHFSNQDSIAAEMVAMSNACGGMILFGIKDKTGEITGLPYPEIQQINSMLANIATNLLRPVIYIQTETVIIDGHSVLVVRIAEGDNKPYKDLHGVIWTKQGADKRKVMENSEIIRLFQCSGMLYADEQPIPFTSEKDVNGSILDEFIRKEYGREKESFGVPYTELLQNLNILRGDKITLAGLLFFGKNPQQFRPTFMIKAVSFFGNNIAGVNYRDSKDITGTLPELFEKGMSFLKANLHSVQAGQGFNSIGQLEISEIALEELLQNALVHRDYTRNAPVRLLIFDNRVEIISPGCLPDGLTVESIKLGTAVVRNPFIASFCAKIMPYRGLGSGIIRALKEEPDLEFMNDPERMQFTSVINRVYDDKINVDEGANDHINDKINVDEGINDKINDKINVDEGVNDKINDKINVDEGANDKINDKINVDEEINEAETLILAFLERNPGAKGREIMLFLQKGRATIARYLKSLQEKELIEYRGSRKTGGYFKK, encoded by the coding sequence ATGGATAGCAAGGAATTACAACAGATAGTAGCATGTGGGGAAACGAGTACGGTCCAATTTAAGGAACATTTTTCTAATCAAGACAGTATTGCTGCTGAAATGGTGGCCATGTCTAATGCTTGTGGGGGAATGATTTTATTTGGAATAAAAGACAAGACGGGAGAAATCACGGGTTTGCCTTACCCGGAAATTCAGCAAATTAATTCGATGTTGGCAAATATTGCTACTAATCTGTTGCGTCCGGTTATTTACATACAAACGGAAACGGTCATTATTGACGGGCATTCCGTTCTTGTTGTTCGTATTGCAGAGGGAGATAATAAACCTTACAAGGATTTGCATGGGGTAATTTGGACAAAACAGGGGGCTGATAAGCGTAAGGTCATGGAGAATAGTGAAATCATTCGATTGTTTCAATGTTCCGGGATGCTTTATGCTGACGAGCAACCGATTCCTTTCACTTCCGAAAAAGATGTAAACGGGAGTATATTGGATGAGTTTATCCGTAAAGAATATGGACGTGAGAAAGAGTCTTTTGGTGTTCCTTATACGGAGCTTTTGCAGAATCTAAATATTCTGAGAGGAGATAAGATAACTTTAGCCGGATTATTGTTTTTTGGTAAAAATCCTCAACAATTTCGTCCGACTTTTATGATAAAAGCGGTTTCTTTCTTTGGTAACAATATCGCGGGGGTTAATTATAGAGATAGTAAGGATATAACCGGAACCTTGCCTGAACTATTTGAAAAAGGGATGTCTTTCTTGAAAGCAAATCTTCATAGTGTTCAAGCCGGACAAGGATTTAATTCAATCGGGCAACTTGAGATCTCGGAGATCGCATTAGAGGAATTACTTCAGAATGCTCTTGTTCATCGTGATTATACCAGAAACGCTCCGGTGCGGTTACTCATATTTGATAATCGTGTTGAAATAATCAGTCCGGGTTGTCTTCCGGATGGATTGACGGTAGAAAGTATTAAATTGGGAACCGCTGTCGTGCGTAATCCGTTCATCGCTAGTTTCTGTGCTAAAATCATGCCTTATCGCGGACTTGGTTCGGGGATTATTCGAGCGTTAAAAGAAGAACCGGATTTGGAATTTATGAATGATCCCGAAAGAATGCAATTTACTTCTGTTATAAATCGTGTTTATGATGATAAGATAAACGTTGATGAGGGTGCAAATGATCATATAAATGATAAGATAAATGTTGATGAGGGAATAAATGATAAGATAAATGATAAGATAAACGTTGATGAGGGTGTAAATGATAAGATAAATGATAAGATAAACGTTGACGAGGGTGCAAATGATAAGATAAATGATAAGATAAATGTTGATGAGGAAATAAACGAGGCTGAAACTTTAATCCTTGCTTTTTTAGAAAGGAATCCGGGGGCAAAAGGAAGAGAAATTATGTTATTCCTTCAAAAAGGAAGAGCGACAATAGCCCGCTATTTGAAGTCATTGCAAGAGAAAGAATTAATTGAATATAGAGGTTCGCGTAAAACGGGAGGATATTTCAAAAAATAG
- a CDS encoding WG repeat-containing protein, whose amino-acid sequence MRNIIFLFALIYVCVSCEKKRVEINGFPVKILHGGSSFGIITPDGNVLIDSLFSGKPSIVVNQVCVLPCGNGMFRLCDISKVPMATSSRRFIQVGNFIEDVTIAQGEKEGPFILINKSSENIAVIDSYRGVPVRVMHNFRDGLALAYTENQKYGYVNTRGEWVIAPEYDFACDFSEGMALVGMADREGRIAYEVIDREGQNVFPVMLTNCRLQGVFSCGLLVYKDLRQHYCACLDKKGKTVLYLPAEIQEMTEFRHDVAFCLTRNGIGVVDKAGKMIVPADYDDGEFINSERLALKSKGKWALFDFKGNRVTPFIYDKIYPWSHANRVFVHQDSMDLLIDETGKTVSTAYPFELDWQSLETTSPIVQVFYRYPLPETVEVPESENTILSVKKPSLPRKERIQAIDTTSPFYQEAQKVLKNGFSETDSENRRVILNYMEHFRMSYETKDIDFLEQLFSEKALIIVGTVVKQLPQEGHYLPADQIRYNIKTKQQYLDRLRRIFKANKKIEVRYSDFLIRRHPTRPGIYGVSVRQAYSSDLYSDEGYLFLLWDFSDETAPKIHVRTWQPRRIDDQTLLPERDIIHLGSFNFE is encoded by the coding sequence ATGAGAAATATTATTTTTCTATTTGCACTAATATACGTGTGTGTCTCCTGTGAGAAAAAGCGGGTGGAAATAAATGGTTTTCCCGTGAAAATTCTTCATGGAGGCTCTTCTTTCGGGATCATTACGCCCGATGGGAACGTGCTGATAGATTCTTTATTTTCTGGTAAACCTTCCATTGTTGTAAATCAAGTGTGCGTTCTTCCCTGTGGGAATGGAATGTTCCGGTTGTGTGATATTTCAAAAGTTCCGATGGCAACAAGTTCCCGGCGTTTTATCCAAGTGGGAAACTTTATAGAGGACGTAACCATTGCCCAAGGAGAAAAGGAAGGGCCTTTCATTTTAATCAATAAATCGAGTGAAAACATCGCGGTAATAGATTCCTACCGGGGAGTACCCGTTCGGGTGATGCATAATTTTAGAGATGGACTTGCTCTGGCTTATACTGAAAATCAAAAATATGGCTACGTGAATACTCGTGGGGAATGGGTTATTGCCCCTGAGTATGATTTTGCTTGTGATTTTTCCGAGGGGATGGCTTTGGTCGGGATGGCAGACAGGGAGGGACGAATCGCCTACGAGGTCATTGACAGGGAGGGACAGAACGTTTTTCCCGTGATGTTAACGAATTGTCGCTTACAGGGGGTATTTTCTTGTGGTTTACTCGTGTACAAAGATTTGCGGCAACACTATTGTGCCTGTTTGGATAAAAAAGGGAAAACCGTGTTGTATCTTCCCGCCGAGATACAGGAAATGACAGAATTCCGTCACGACGTGGCTTTCTGTTTAACTCGAAATGGAATCGGGGTGGTTGATAAGGCCGGGAAAATGATCGTTCCTGCCGATTACGATGATGGAGAATTTATAAATTCGGAACGACTGGCATTAAAGAGTAAAGGGAAATGGGCCCTGTTTGATTTTAAAGGGAACCGTGTGACTCCCTTTATCTATGATAAAATATATCCGTGGAGTCATGCGAACCGTGTTTTTGTTCATCAAGACAGCATGGACCTCTTGATTGACGAGACTGGAAAGACCGTCAGCACGGCATATCCTTTTGAACTGGACTGGCAATCTTTGGAAACAACTTCTCCCATTGTACAGGTCTTTTACCGTTACCCGCTCCCGGAGACGGTTGAAGTGCCGGAATCGGAAAACACGATACTGTCAGTAAAGAAACCCTCTTTACCCCGGAAAGAAAGGATTCAGGCGATAGATACTACCAGCCCGTTTTATCAAGAGGCACAAAAGGTCCTGAAAAACGGATTCTCAGAGACAGATTCGGAAAATCGGAGAGTAATCCTAAACTATATGGAACATTTCCGGATGTCGTACGAGACGAAAGATATTGACTTCCTAGAGCAACTTTTTAGCGAGAAAGCGTTAATCATTGTTGGTACCGTGGTGAAACAACTGCCACAGGAAGGACATTATCTTCCAGCCGATCAGATCCGGTACAATATAAAAACGAAACAACAATATCTGGATCGTTTGCGTCGGATATTCAAGGCAAATAAGAAAATAGAGGTTCGTTATTCTGATTTTCTGATCCGGAGACATCCCACCCGACCGGGAATTTATGGCGTCTCCGTTCGTCAGGCTTACTCTTCGGATTTGTACTCGGACGAGGGGTATTTATTCCTGTTATGGGATTTTTCTGACGAGACGGCACCTAAAATTCACGTGCGTACGTGGCAGCCCCGGAGAATAGATGATCAGACGTTGTTGCCGGAACGGGATATTATTCACTTGGGAAGTTTTAATTTTGAATGA
- a CDS encoding serine/threonine protein kinase, whose product MPNKDSLSSGFVGEDIPSQESMFSNISEFYRSESGYSCLHLCRRYGKLHILKSLQPLFKQEEFYKQLLHKEFNIGYQLDHPNIRHTIDWEQQEDLGLCIVMEYVDGISLKEFMIQGKLTQPLAYKFIRELCEALHYIHSKQLVHKDLKPENIIITHNGNNVKLIDFGLSDRDDYDTLKIPAGTKKYLAPEQLLPHASLDCRTDIYSLGVIIQDITSVIKDRRLVRIAQKCTQKNPDKRFHSAQEVLEALNVRKHSKSILYISAVALLSFLTTFYLKNLSSQPDKSSINRVYSNSVIAPTCQKFLLQKKNNLNRHVIAYKKNERSLVQDSTNTQKALKQIIKTEFADATQQESRLFKHQVNELESEIGQIFEAIRKEVQ is encoded by the coding sequence ATGCCAAATAAGGATTCATTGTCATCGGGATTCGTGGGAGAAGATATTCCAAGTCAAGAGAGTATGTTCAGCAATATTTCCGAATTCTATCGTTCGGAATCGGGTTATAGTTGCCTGCATCTGTGTCGACGGTACGGGAAATTACATATCCTCAAAAGCCTACAACCCCTATTTAAACAAGAAGAGTTCTACAAACAGTTATTACATAAGGAATTCAATATCGGCTACCAGTTGGATCACCCGAATATCCGCCACACGATCGACTGGGAACAACAAGAGGACTTGGGGTTATGTATCGTGATGGAATACGTTGACGGGATTTCCCTGAAAGAGTTTATGATACAGGGAAAATTAACGCAACCTCTCGCATATAAGTTTATCCGGGAACTTTGTGAAGCATTGCACTATATCCATAGTAAGCAACTTGTTCATAAAGACTTAAAGCCGGAGAATATCATCATTACCCACAACGGGAATAACGTCAAATTAATCGACTTCGGTCTCTCGGATCGGGATGATTATGACACACTGAAAATTCCTGCCGGAACAAAAAAATATCTCGCCCCGGAGCAATTACTTCCTCACGCATCGCTTGATTGCCGCACGGATATTTACTCGCTGGGAGTTATCATCCAAGACATCACAAGCGTGATAAAGGATCGAAGATTGGTTCGAATCGCGCAGAAATGTACGCAGAAAAATCCTGACAAGAGATTTCATTCCGCCCAAGAGGTACTGGAAGCACTCAACGTTAGAAAACATAGCAAGAGCATTCTTTATATTTCTGCGGTCGCGCTACTCTCGTTCCTGACAACCTTTTACTTGAAGAACTTGTCGTCCCAACCGGATAAAAGTAGCATAAACCGGGTGTACAGCAATTCGGTGATCGCACCGACCTGCCAAAAGTTCCTTTTACAGAAAAAGAATAACTTGAATCGGCACGTGATTGCTTACAAAAAGAACGAACGATCCCTTGTGCAAGATAGTACAAACACGCAAAAGGCGCTCAAGCAAATCATTAAAACAGAATTCGCAGACGCCACGCAGCAAGAGTCCCGTTTGTTCAAACATCAAGTGAATGAATTAGAATCTGAAATCGGACAAATCTTTGAAGCCATCCGAAAAGAGGTCCAATAA
- a CDS encoding leucine-rich repeat protein, whose translation MRKIILLVAIALSCVCWACYDNEIAGPDAGQACLISLSGEIDQVALSRVNDGGFCHNDVMGVYIVDYEGGSPGTLLDEGNRATNLQFTFDEANNKWNSAYDVFWKDSKTPIDVYGYYPVGTPESVNAYAFEVRKDQSKLSENGEMGGYEASDFLWGKAENVAPSPVAVRLSFRHKMSNARVTLQEGTGFSEGEWTKLEKQVLVTNTKRGARVDLATGIVTVTGEVAATGTIPYKHGDEFRAIVVPQEVAAGVKLFSITVDGVAYSFSKNETFTYVPSKMHNFTIRVDKKANEGKYEFVLVSESIRAWEDDLASHDATAREYIVIESEAGKLKECITAAKKDFRNLQNLKITGEINALDFYFMRDSMDRLQALNLKEVKIVKGGADGYGRPTKDDVIPSMAFFGKNSLQSIILPDQLWEIDDDAFYECKSLMGSLTIPEGVIRIGNGAFSWCSGMRGILSLPSTLGYIGDNAFNQCGIIGELKLPDKLKYIGSQTFYLCINLTGNLVLPENLQYLGSSAFAHCSGITGSLKIPQGITEIPLQAFSSCGFDGVLILHDGITMIGQRAFESCKFKGELNLPSKLLILEDDIFSNCNFSGEIKLPQNLRSVGMRAFENNERLSGTLEFPPSVTSISAGAFARCGFEEIIFPENLENIGYIDSYIGGAFANCFNVGRIVCKGTIPADVVDSRAFEGVPKDNFTLEVPEIVVEQYRAAPGWREFKRIAAHRELTCRPTMVKALNGKSERKLILDAEGEWEVESKPEWCTLSAMSGNKKTELTLTLESGTNYREGEIIFRLKDYDYTTSCRVYQYDFEYADDEVLVLQNHKVGQGINLIFLGDGYDAEDISRGDYLQVMNEQMERFFAIEPYRTYRDYFDVYTAIAVSPENGIGGVNTIRDTKFGTTFTNDVGLLGEYDEIFAYVMKIPSVNESNLSQSLIVITPNTTDYGGITQMWEDGSAIAFCPLSGDNYPYDARGIVQHEAGGHGFGKLGDEYIYYNSFIDDCLCLGTFKWGKALGWYENLSLTGKMHEVPWAHFIFDDRYSDVVDIYEGGFTHTRGVFRSEQNSCMNNNIQYHSAISREAIVKRIMLYAGETYSFDEFVKNDKRGSDNLSRSTRDMDFGTKARGNQYPPVIHKGRPSILK comes from the coding sequence ATGAGAAAAATAATTCTTCTGGTTGCAATAGCGTTATCGTGTGTGTGCTGGGCATGTTACGATAACGAAATAGCGGGTCCTGATGCCGGTCAGGCCTGCTTAATTTCACTTTCCGGGGAGATTGATCAAGTGGCTTTATCCCGGGTGAATGATGGTGGTTTTTGTCATAATGATGTGATGGGAGTTTATATCGTGGACTACGAGGGAGGCTCTCCCGGGACTTTGTTGGATGAAGGGAACCGGGCAACAAATCTTCAATTCACGTTTGATGAAGCCAATAATAAATGGAATTCGGCATACGATGTGTTCTGGAAGGATAGTAAGACTCCCATTGACGTGTATGGGTATTATCCGGTAGGGACTCCGGAAAGCGTGAATGCCTATGCCTTTGAAGTTCGAAAGGACCAGTCCAAGTTATCCGAGAACGGGGAGATGGGAGGATACGAGGCGAGTGATTTTCTTTGGGGGAAGGCGGAGAACGTGGCTCCTTCACCTGTTGCCGTGCGGCTCTCGTTCCGTCATAAAATGAGTAATGCCCGGGTGACATTGCAGGAGGGAACAGGTTTTAGTGAAGGGGAATGGACCAAGTTGGAAAAACAAGTGTTGGTCACGAACACGAAACGTGGTGCGCGGGTCGATTTGGCCACGGGTATTGTAACCGTTACAGGCGAAGTGGCGGCAACAGGGACGATTCCTTATAAGCATGGGGATGAATTCCGGGCGATCGTCGTGCCGCAGGAGGTGGCTGCCGGGGTGAAATTATTTAGTATAACTGTTGATGGGGTCGCGTATTCGTTCTCAAAGAATGAAACGTTTACTTACGTGCCTTCTAAAATGCATAATTTCACGATTCGGGTAGATAAAAAGGCCAATGAGGGGAAATATGAGTTTGTATTGGTCAGTGAATCTATTAGGGCTTGGGAAGATGATCTGGCATCACATGATGCGACAGCTAGGGAGTATATTGTGATTGAGTCCGAGGCAGGTAAATTGAAGGAGTGTATCACGGCTGCCAAAAAAGATTTTAGGAATTTGCAGAACTTGAAAATAACGGGCGAGATTAATGCTTTGGATTTTTATTTCATGAGGGATTCAATGGATCGGTTGCAGGCGTTGAATTTGAAGGAGGTGAAGATAGTGAAGGGTGGAGCAGATGGTTATGGAAGACCTACAAAAGACGATGTAATACCTTCTATGGCTTTTTTTGGAAAAAATTCATTACAAAGTATTATTTTACCAGATCAATTATGGGAAATAGATGATGATGCTTTTTATGAATGTAAATCATTGATGGGATCATTGACAATACCAGAAGGCGTTATAAGGATTGGGAATGGGGCATTTAGTTGGTGTTCTGGGATGCGAGGAATTTTGTCTTTACCTTCTACTTTGGGATATATTGGTGATAATGCTTTTAATCAATGTGGTATTATTGGTGAGTTGAAACTACCAGATAAGTTGAAATATATTGGAAGTCAAACTTTTTATTTGTGTATAAATCTTACAGGAAATTTAGTATTACCGGAAAATCTTCAGTATTTAGGTTCTTCAGCGTTTGCTCATTGTAGTGGAATAACAGGAAGTTTAAAAATACCTCAAGGAATAACAGAAATTCCATTACAAGCTTTTTCTAGTTGTGGCTTTGATGGGGTATTGATACTACATGATGGAATTACGATGATTGGACAGCGGGCTTTTGAGAGCTGCAAATTTAAAGGAGAATTAAATCTTCCTTCAAAATTGTTGATACTTGAGGATGATATTTTTAGTAATTGTAATTTTTCGGGTGAAATAAAATTACCACAGAATTTGCGGAGTGTTGGTATGAGAGCTTTTGAAAACAATGAGAGATTAAGTGGTACACTAGAATTTCCCCCGAGTGTTACAAGTATTAGCGCAGGTGCATTTGCTAGATGTGGATTTGAAGAAATTATATTTCCTGAAAATTTAGAAAATATAGGATATATAGACTCCTATATAGGAGGGGCTTTCGCTAATTGTTTCAACGTGGGGCGTATTGTTTGCAAGGGGACGATTCCTGCTGATGTGGTGGATTCTAGAGCATTTGAAGGTGTTCCGAAGGATAATTTTACGCTTGAAGTTCCAGAAATTGTTGTTGAACAATATCGTGCTGCGCCCGGGTGGCGAGAATTTAAGAGAATAGCTGCACATAGAGAATTAACATGTCGTCCGACTATGGTGAAAGCTTTGAATGGGAAGTCTGAGCGTAAATTAATTTTGGATGCAGAAGGAGAATGGGAAGTAGAAAGTAAACCGGAATGGTGTACTTTATCTGCGATGAGTGGGAATAAGAAAACGGAATTGACCCTTACGTTAGAGTCCGGGACAAATTATCGGGAGGGGGAGATTATTTTTAGGCTAAAGGATTATGATTACACAACATCTTGTCGTGTTTATCAATATGACTTTGAGTATGCTGATGATGAAGTGCTTGTTTTACAAAACCATAAAGTGGGACAAGGGATTAATTTAATCTTTTTGGGTGATGGTTACGATGCGGAAGATATCTCAAGAGGTGATTATTTGCAGGTAATGAATGAACAAATGGAACGTTTTTTCGCTATCGAGCCTTATCGGACGTATCGTGATTATTTCGATGTTTATACGGCTATTGCAGTTTCTCCGGAAAATGGGATAGGAGGTGTAAATACTATTCGAGATACAAAATTTGGAACAACTTTTACAAATGATGTCGGATTATTAGGTGAATACGATGAAATTTTTGCCTATGTGATGAAGATTCCTTCCGTGAATGAAAGTAATTTGAGTCAGTCGCTGATTGTAATAACTCCTAATACAACAGATTATGGGGGTATTACACAAATGTGGGAAGATGGAAGTGCAATTGCTTTTTGTCCTTTAAGTGGAGACAATTATCCTTACGATGCTAGGGGAATCGTACAACATGAGGCGGGAGGACATGGTTTTGGAAAATTGGGGGACGAATATATTTATTACAATAGTTTTATTGATGATTGTCTTTGTTTGGGTACATTTAAGTGGGGAAAAGCATTAGGATGGTACGAGAACCTTTCTCTTACCGGGAAAATGCATGAAGTGCCTTGGGCTCATTTTATATTTGATGATCGTTATAGTGACGTGGTGGATATTTATGAAGGGGGATTTACGCATACCCGAGGTGTTTTTCGGTCGGAACAAAATAGTTGTATGAATAACAATATCCAGTATCATAGTGCCATTAGCCGGGAGGCCATCGTGAAACGTATCATGCTTTACGCCGGAGAAACGTATTCTTTCGATGAGTTTGTGAAGAATGATAAGCGGGGTTCGGATAATTTATCACGTTCCACCCGGGACATGGACTTTGGTACGAAAGCTCGTGGAAATCAATATCCACCCGTGATTCACAAGGGACGTCCTTCAATTTTGAAATGA
- a CDS encoding leucine-rich repeat protein translates to MYKWIIACCLLLLACKKEEEPSVLAPRISLNEVTEITRNTARISAEIELRGEGTVTSCKFLYGTSEDMAEALQQEAEGVEGNVETCLTGLQAGTSYYYCLEISNGHSIVRSDIGHFQTLPNTLPVLGDLVMIYKGPFSAAFQCTLVDDGGEALTTLAFTYREKSTENGKLVEVPLGDEGAFTGKLQGLEMGTTYIVSAYAVNSIGETYSTPVEFTTSEAVYNSVPGMLPEIMGNQKYNLASLTLSGFLNGTDIRLLREMLGWDIEGHETPGQLVEMDLSEAKIVEGGSSYYGSRYTRRDTLDYGMFLHCSKLQRIVLPHSLKVIEKDAFKGCSGLISMTIPDSLVVYKTSSGCSALQELSVSPLNTVFSSIDGVLYNKDASILIHYPEGKTAEEFTFPSSVRKIGVAAFQNCLLDSIIIPVSVEELGEQVFRGSRLKKIVISDGVYTIPEAAFKECAELKELVLGKEISALFDYCLDGCNLQELYLMATYPPVCYSSTFTGAGDIFNVCTLYVPSGRKPIYRQAKGWGNFLRINEQ, encoded by the coding sequence ATGTACAAATGGATCATTGCGTGCTGTTTACTGTTACTTGCTTGTAAAAAGGAAGAGGAACCTTCTGTGCTGGCTCCCCGTATCTCTTTAAATGAGGTGACAGAGATTACTCGTAACACAGCGAGAATCTCCGCGGAGATTGAATTACGGGGAGAGGGAACGGTTACCTCGTGTAAATTCCTGTACGGGACATCCGAGGATATGGCGGAAGCGCTTCAACAGGAGGCTGAAGGGGTAGAGGGAAACGTGGAGACTTGCCTCACGGGTTTACAAGCTGGGACATCGTATTATTATTGCTTGGAAATATCAAATGGTCATAGCATCGTGCGAAGTGACATTGGACATTTTCAGACCTTACCCAACACGTTACCCGTTCTGGGCGATCTGGTCATGATATACAAGGGGCCTTTTAGCGCGGCATTCCAATGTACCTTGGTGGATGATGGTGGGGAAGCCTTGACAACTCTGGCGTTTACGTATCGGGAGAAGAGTACGGAAAACGGGAAATTGGTCGAGGTACCATTGGGTGATGAGGGTGCTTTCACGGGAAAACTGCAAGGATTGGAGATGGGTACCACTTATATCGTGAGTGCATACGCCGTGAATTCGATCGGGGAAACTTACTCTACGCCCGTGGAATTTACGACTAGCGAGGCCGTTTACAATTCCGTTCCCGGTATGTTGCCGGAAATCATGGGGAATCAAAAGTACAACCTTGCCTCCTTAACCCTTTCCGGTTTCTTGAACGGAACGGATATTCGTTTGTTGCGTGAAATGCTGGGATGGGACATTGAGGGACATGAAACTCCGGGCCAATTGGTGGAAATGGATCTCTCCGAGGCAAAGATCGTGGAGGGTGGAAGTAGCTATTACGGATCCCGATATACTCGTCGAGACACGCTGGACTACGGGATGTTTCTTCATTGCAGTAAATTGCAGCGAATCGTCTTGCCGCACAGCTTGAAAGTAATCGAGAAAGATGCATTCAAAGGATGTTCCGGTTTGATCTCCATGACAATACCCGATAGTCTAGTCGTTTACAAAACTTCAAGTGGTTGCAGTGCTTTGCAGGAATTGTCCGTTTCTCCTTTGAATACAGTTTTTTCAAGTATTGATGGCGTGTTATACAATAAAGATGCGAGTATCTTGATCCATTACCCGGAAGGAAAAACGGCCGAGGAATTCACGTTCCCCTCTTCCGTTCGGAAGATCGGGGTGGCGGCTTTCCAGAATTGTTTGTTGGATTCCATCATTATCCCCGTATCGGTGGAGGAACTGGGCGAACAGGTATTCCGGGGTTCGAGATTAAAAAAGATCGTTATTTCCGATGGAGTTTATACTATTCCGGAGGCAGCTTTTAAAGAGTGTGCCGAATTGAAAGAGCTGGTGCTGGGAAAAGAGATTTCGGCATTGTTTGACTATTGTCTTGATGGTTGTAATTTGCAGGAGCTTTACCTAATGGCAACTTACCCGCCTGTTTGTTACTCGTCGACGTTTACCGGGGCAGGGGATATTTTCAATGTATGTACTCTTTACGTGCCTTCCGGACGTAAACCGATTTACCGGCAGGCGAAAGGATGGGGAAACTTCCTGCGGATTAATGAACAGTGA